A single region of the Streptomyces sp. NBC_00236 genome encodes:
- a CDS encoding N-acetyltransferase, protein MRWLPDNFVHPVLVPLPGSGHHLRPIRETDTALDYPAVMGSRERLWAMFGPAWGWPAATMTYEADQADLLRHEKEIAAHQSFNYALFDTAETALLGCVYIDPPEKSGADGEICWWVVDELVGSEVEQALDALVPQWIAADWPFEQPRFIGREISWPDWLALPAHPDA, encoded by the coding sequence ATGCGCTGGCTTCCCGATAATTTCGTCCACCCCGTCCTGGTACCGCTGCCGGGCAGCGGCCACCACCTGAGGCCGATCCGGGAGACGGACACGGCACTCGACTATCCGGCCGTGATGGGCTCCCGCGAGCGGCTGTGGGCCATGTTCGGGCCGGCCTGGGGCTGGCCCGCAGCCACGATGACCTACGAGGCCGACCAGGCGGACCTGCTGCGCCACGAGAAGGAGATCGCCGCCCACCAGTCCTTCAACTACGCGCTGTTCGACACGGCGGAGACGGCCCTCCTCGGCTGTGTGTACATCGACCCGCCGGAGAAGTCCGGCGCAGACGGCGAGATCTGCTGGTGGGTGGTGGACGAACTGGTGGGCAGCGAGGTCGAGCAGGCGCTGGACGCTCTGGTGCCGCAGTGGATCGCCGCCGACTGGCCGTTCGAGCAGCCACGCTTCATCGGGCGCGAGATTTCCTGGCCGGACTGGCTCGCGCTGCCGGCGCACCCCGACGCATAA
- a CDS encoding MerR family transcriptional regulator — translation MNGDGDTYLSIGELARRTGLTVKAVRAYSDRGIVPPAGRTPAGYRRYGPEAVARLRLVRTLRALGLDLPTIREALDRDTPPAELAAVHAEALAVRIRVLTARRAVLMAAARRGATPEEMELMHRLAALSEDERRSLTGEFLNEVLKGLGAGTGLAGVVTSMTPHLSDNPAEEETEAWIELAELCQDPGFRAAMRRTAAHHAADRTGHAAGVPGPGPEAVIRDRTAPARAAGIDPGSTQARPVIDAVTAAYAHQCGRPDDAALRQRLLARLDTVNDPRRERYLHLLAVVNRWPAPDPLSPELDWFCAALRARMAS, via the coding sequence ATGAACGGCGACGGCGACACGTATCTCTCGATCGGCGAGCTGGCACGGCGGACCGGGCTCACGGTCAAGGCCGTCCGGGCGTACTCGGACCGTGGGATCGTGCCGCCCGCCGGCCGCACCCCGGCCGGCTACCGCCGCTACGGCCCCGAAGCCGTCGCACGTCTGCGTCTGGTGCGGACACTGCGCGCGCTCGGGCTCGACCTGCCCACGATCCGCGAGGCCCTGGACCGGGACACGCCGCCGGCCGAGCTCGCCGCAGTGCACGCGGAGGCGCTCGCTGTACGGATCCGGGTGCTGACCGCGCGTCGTGCGGTGCTCATGGCCGCCGCACGGCGCGGCGCCACCCCAGAGGAGATGGAACTCATGCACCGACTGGCCGCACTCTCCGAGGACGAACGAAGGTCCCTCACAGGCGAGTTCCTGAACGAGGTACTCAAAGGCCTGGGGGCCGGGACGGGCCTTGCGGGCGTGGTGACATCGATGACGCCACACCTGTCCGACAACCCCGCGGAGGAGGAGACGGAGGCGTGGATCGAACTCGCCGAACTGTGCCAGGACCCCGGATTCCGGGCCGCCATGCGCCGTACGGCAGCGCATCACGCGGCGGACCGGACCGGGCATGCCGCCGGAGTTCCCGGGCCCGGCCCGGAGGCGGTGATCCGCGACCGTACCGCCCCGGCGCGCGCCGCTGGCATCGACCCGGGCTCCACGCAGGCCCGCCCTGTCATCGACGCGGTCACGGCCGCGTACGCGCACCAGTGCGGCCGGCCGGACGACGCCGCGCTCCGGCAGCGGCTCCTCGCCCGCCTCGACACCGTGAACGATCCGCGCAGGGAGCGCTACCTTCACCTGCTCGCCGTGGTCAACCGCTGGCCGGCCCCGGATCCGCTGTCGCCCGAACTGGACTGGTTCTGCGCGGCGTTGCGTGCCCGCATGGCCTCCTGA
- a CDS encoding family 1 encapsulin nanocompartment shell protein, with translation MNNLHRELAPVTQAAWDQIEEEARRTFSRHLAGRRVVDVSGPEGPQLAAVGDGHLRDIDPPTPDVIARARTSMPVIEWRVPFTVTRAAVDDVERGSEDSDWQPVKDAARTCAFAEDMAIIDGYASAGIAGLRDGSSHTALPLPADARDYPATVSQALTRLRLAGVDGPYRLLLGADAFTEATETSDHGYPVSTHLARLLDDQILWAPAVAGGVLLSTRGGDFELCLGEDLSIGYQDHDATDIRLYFHQSFTFRMLTPEAVVPILA, from the coding sequence ATGAACAACCTCCATCGCGAACTCGCCCCTGTCACCCAGGCCGCCTGGGACCAGATCGAAGAGGAGGCCCGGCGCACCTTCAGCCGCCATCTGGCCGGCCGCCGCGTGGTCGACGTCAGCGGGCCGGAGGGCCCGCAACTGGCGGCGGTCGGCGACGGCCATCTGCGCGACATCGATCCGCCCACTCCGGACGTCATCGCCCGTGCCCGTACGTCGATGCCGGTCATCGAGTGGCGGGTGCCGTTCACCGTGACACGGGCCGCCGTCGACGATGTCGAGCGCGGCTCGGAGGACAGTGACTGGCAGCCCGTCAAGGACGCGGCCCGGACCTGCGCGTTCGCCGAGGACATGGCCATCATCGACGGTTACGCCTCGGCCGGGATCGCCGGTCTGCGGGACGGCTCCTCGCACACCGCGCTGCCGTTGCCGGCCGATGCGCGCGACTATCCCGCCACGGTCAGCCAGGCACTGACCCGGCTGCGTCTGGCCGGAGTGGACGGACCGTACCGGCTGCTGCTGGGGGCGGACGCGTTCACGGAGGCCACCGAGACCTCCGACCACGGCTATCCCGTCTCCACGCACCTGGCCCGGCTGCTGGACGACCAGATCCTGTGGGCACCGGCCGTCGCGGGCGGGGTGCTGCTGTCCACCCGGGGCGGCGACTTCGAGCTGTGCCTGGGCGAGGACCTGTCCATCGGCTACCAGGACCATGACGCGACGGACATCCGGCTGTACTTCCACCAGTCGTTCACCTTCCGGATGCTGACTCCGGAGGCCGTGGTCCCGATCCTCGCCTGA
- a CDS encoding cysteine hydrolase family protein, with amino-acid sequence MGRKALILIDMINSYDHPDADVLIPSVRTALPHIAGLLDRARNKGVPVIYVNDNFGEWRSHHGEIVASAMAGARAELVRPVQPDAESLFVVKARHSIFYETPLAYLLAQLDVDHVVLCGQVTEQCILYSALDAHIRHLRVTIPENAVAHIHRDLADAALRMMERNMQATITTAEGVEL; translated from the coding sequence ATGGGAAGGAAGGCTCTCATCCTGATCGACATGATCAATTCCTACGACCACCCTGACGCGGACGTTCTCATTCCGTCCGTACGCACAGCGTTGCCGCACATTGCCGGGCTCCTGGACCGTGCGCGCAACAAGGGCGTGCCGGTCATTTATGTCAATGACAATTTCGGCGAATGGCGTTCTCATCATGGGGAAATCGTCGCCTCCGCCATGGCCGGGGCGAGAGCCGAACTCGTCCGCCCAGTGCAACCGGATGCGGAGTCGCTCTTCGTGGTCAAGGCAAGACACTCGATCTTTTACGAAACGCCTCTTGCCTACCTGCTGGCACAACTCGACGTGGACCATGTAGTTCTTTGCGGACAGGTCACCGAGCAGTGCATTCTGTATTCCGCGCTCGACGCACATATTCGCCACCTGCGGGTAACCATTCCTGAGAACGCCGTCGCCCACATCCACAGAGACCTCGCCGACGCGGCCCTGCGCATGATGGAGCGCAATATGCAGGCGACCATCACGACAGCCGAAGGCGTCGAGCTGTAG
- a CDS encoding type 1 glutamine amidotransferase domain-containing protein — protein sequence MAKILFVVTGSDHWTLADGTVHPTGFWAEEVIAPYERFRAAGHEITVATPGGVVPTVDRGSLAPEFNDGQENADKMAAAVAGMTELRHPLKVEDVDPADYAAVFYPGGHGPMEDLAVNADSGRLLTRALDSGMPLGIVCHAPAAILAAKKADGTNSFSGYRLTGFTNTEESQAGFADKAKWLLQDRLVEIGTDFQEGEPWAPYVVVDRNLVTGQNPASSGPLADELLKRIG from the coding sequence ATGGCAAAGATCCTTTTCGTCGTGACCGGATCCGACCACTGGACCCTCGCCGACGGCACGGTGCATCCGACCGGCTTCTGGGCCGAGGAGGTCATCGCCCCGTACGAGAGGTTCCGGGCCGCCGGACACGAGATCACCGTCGCCACGCCCGGTGGAGTGGTGCCGACCGTGGACCGCGGCAGCCTGGCCCCGGAGTTCAACGACGGCCAGGAGAACGCCGACAAAATGGCGGCCGCCGTCGCCGGTATGACCGAACTCCGGCACCCGCTGAAGGTGGAGGACGTGGACCCGGCGGACTACGCGGCGGTCTTCTACCCGGGCGGGCACGGTCCGATGGAGGACCTGGCGGTCAACGCCGACTCGGGCAGGCTGCTGACCCGGGCGCTGGACTCGGGGATGCCGCTCGGCATCGTCTGCCACGCCCCGGCGGCCATCCTCGCCGCCAAGAAGGCCGACGGCACCAACTCCTTCTCCGGCTACCGGCTCACCGGCTTCACCAACACCGAGGAGAGCCAGGCCGGCTTCGCTGACAAGGCCAAGTGGCTGCTCCAGGACCGTCTCGTGGAGATCGGCACCGACTTCCAGGAGGGCGAGCCGTGGGCCCCGTACGTGGTCGTCGACCGCAACCTGGTCACCGGCCAGAACCCGGCCTCGTCCGGTCCGCTCGCCGACGAACTGCTCAAGCGGATCGGCTGA
- a CDS encoding GNAT family N-acetyltransferase: MAEQSGQTGPDIRDDRTAGKLLAYVDGEAAGVIVYFVLDGAPAALVAVHTVVEQGHEGKGIGGALVKEFYSMAAREGVPVVPLCPYAAKWASRHPDEAPEAPAELVERAKKELAAHPELY; this comes from the coding sequence ATGGCAGAGCAGTCCGGACAGACCGGCCCCGACATCCGTGACGACCGGACAGCGGGCAAGCTGCTCGCGTACGTGGACGGCGAGGCCGCAGGCGTCATCGTGTACTTCGTGCTGGACGGGGCGCCCGCGGCGCTCGTCGCCGTGCACACGGTCGTCGAGCAGGGGCACGAGGGGAAGGGCATCGGTGGCGCCCTGGTCAAGGAGTTCTACTCCATGGCCGCCCGCGAGGGCGTCCCCGTCGTCCCGCTCTGTCCGTACGCCGCCAAGTGGGCGTCGCGCCACCCGGACGAGGCTCCTGAAGCTCCGGCGGAACTGGTGGAGCGGGCCAAGAAGGAGCTCGCCGCCCATCCCGAGCTCTACTGA
- the panD gene encoding aspartate 1-decarboxylase, with translation MMRTMFKSKIHRATVTQADLHYVGSVTVDAALMEAADLLPGELVHIVDIDNGARLETYVIEGERGSGVIGINGAAAHLVHPGDLVILISYAQVDDAEARGLIPRIVHVDAGNRIVELGADASAPVPGSDTERSPHAVPAAR, from the coding sequence ATGATGCGTACGATGTTCAAGTCCAAGATCCATCGCGCCACCGTGACCCAGGCCGACCTGCATTACGTCGGGTCCGTCACGGTCGACGCCGCGCTGATGGAAGCCGCCGACCTGCTGCCCGGCGAGCTCGTGCACATCGTCGACATCGACAACGGTGCCCGGCTGGAGACCTACGTCATCGAGGGCGAGCGCGGCTCCGGTGTGATCGGGATCAACGGAGCCGCCGCTCATCTCGTGCACCCCGGTGACCTGGTCATTCTGATCAGCTACGCACAGGTCGACGACGCCGAGGCGCGCGGGCTGATTCCGCGTATCGTCCATGTCGACGCGGGCAACCGGATCGTCGAGCTCGGTGCCGACGCCTCCGCGCCCGTGCCGGGTTCCGACACCGAGCGCAGCCCGCACGCCGTCCCCGCGGCGCGCTGA
- a CDS encoding sulfite exporter TauE/SafE family protein: protein MAWELGAAAVAVGMLIAVVTAPVGVSGAVFLLPVQLSIFGVPSPAVTPTNLLYNVVAVPGALLRYRRDGVLRGPLVRRLVLGTLPGVVLGALIRVFALPGPDVFRLLVAVLLLPLGTWLIIRTLRPGPADRARHEPSPRAVTGLALTVGVVGGIFGIGGGSVLGPVLVGRGLPVAKVAPAALASTFATSVVGAATYALLALTHSGDIAPDWALGASCGVGGLLGGYLGARLQPHLPETFLRLLLGTLAAALGALYAINSMR, encoded by the coding sequence ATGGCGTGGGAACTGGGTGCGGCCGCTGTTGCGGTCGGGATGCTGATTGCGGTGGTGACCGCGCCGGTCGGTGTGTCCGGCGCGGTGTTCCTGCTCCCGGTGCAGCTCAGCATCTTCGGCGTGCCCAGTCCGGCCGTCACCCCGACGAACCTGCTGTACAACGTCGTCGCCGTGCCTGGCGCCCTGCTGCGTTATCGACGTGACGGCGTCCTGAGGGGTCCGCTCGTGCGCCGGCTGGTGCTCGGCACCCTGCCCGGCGTTGTCCTGGGCGCCCTCATCCGCGTCTTCGCCCTCCCCGGCCCGGACGTCTTCCGGCTTCTGGTCGCCGTGCTGCTACTGCCTCTCGGCACCTGGCTGATCATCCGGACGCTTCGTCCCGGCCCCGCGGACCGTGCACGCCACGAGCCCTCACCCCGAGCGGTGACCGGCCTGGCCCTCACCGTCGGCGTCGTTGGCGGCATCTTCGGCATCGGCGGAGGCTCAGTCCTCGGCCCGGTCCTCGTCGGCCGCGGCCTGCCCGTGGCCAAGGTCGCCCCGGCCGCGCTCGCCTCGACCTTCGCCACCTCGGTGGTCGGAGCCGCCACCTACGCCCTGCTGGCACTGACGCACAGCGGCGACATCGCCCCCGACTGGGCCCTCGGGGCCAGTTGCGGCGTGGGCGGCCTCCTCGGCGGGTACCTCGGCGCCCGCCTCCAGCCCCACCTGCCCGAGACCTTCCTCCGGCTGCTTCTCGGCACGCTCGCTGCCGCGCTCGGTGCCCTTTACGCGATCAACTCGATGCGCTGA
- a CDS encoding aspartate/glutamate racemase family protein encodes MSLALLHTSPVHVPVFDALRDAHHPGLVVRHLVYKDLLDRAGVLGPEAVAGDVEALVNSAVADGATAVLCTCSTIGGVAESVGARLGVPVLRIDRPMAAAAVRARRVTVLAAHHATLEPTRALIAEEAERAGQRDLEVRTVLVEGAWERFEAGDHDGYLDLVAAAADAVTDADAIVLAQVSMAGAVTRSVTRIPVLSSPRAGLDAAAVAAVRSRSRARTAGRV; translated from the coding sequence ATGAGCCTCGCACTCCTGCATACCTCCCCGGTCCACGTCCCGGTCTTCGACGCCCTGCGTGACGCCCACCACCCCGGCCTCGTCGTGCGCCACCTCGTGTACAAGGACCTGCTCGACCGGGCGGGTGTGCTGGGGCCCGAAGCGGTGGCGGGGGATGTCGAGGCGCTCGTGAACAGCGCTGTCGCGGACGGGGCCACCGCGGTGCTCTGCACCTGCTCGACGATCGGCGGGGTCGCCGAGTCCGTCGGGGCGCGGCTCGGTGTCCCGGTCCTGCGCATCGACCGGCCGATGGCGGCCGCCGCCGTCCGCGCGCGGAGGGTGACCGTCCTCGCGGCGCACCACGCCACCCTGGAACCGACCCGCGCGCTGATCGCCGAGGAGGCGGAGCGGGCGGGGCAGCGGGACCTGGAGGTGCGCACCGTTCTGGTCGAGGGCGCTTGGGAGCGCTTCGAGGCCGGTGATCATGACGGCTACCTGGATCTCGTGGCGGCGGCGGCCGACGCCGTGACGGACGCCGATGCGATCGTGCTGGCCCAGGTCTCGATGGCGGGCGCGGTCACCCGTTCGGTCACCCGGATCCCGGTTCTGTCCAGCCCCCGAGCCGGGCTGGACGCCGCGGCGGTCGCGGCCGTGCGATCACGATCACGAGCGCGGACGGCCGGACGGGTGTGA
- a CDS encoding SDR family oxidoreductase, with translation MTPSGQEPQDPVTKHPRPDFPQQEQPVPGWTGAMDPAPDHGEESYQGHGLLTDRKALVTGGDSGIGRAVALAYAREGADVLFSYLESEESDARETVRLIKDAGRRGVAVACDIREEEQCQGLIERAVAEFGRIDILVNNAAYQMSQPDGISAITTEQFDRVVRTNLYGMFWLSKGALPFIRKGGCIINSASVQAYKPSPHLLDYAMTKGAIVTFTQGLAQMVAPDGIRVNAVAPGPVWTPLIPATLPDTVEFGKQSPLGRPAQPAEIAPCYVFLASPQASYITAEVLNATGGTPLP, from the coding sequence ATGACGCCCAGTGGACAGGAACCCCAGGATCCCGTGACCAAACACCCCCGGCCGGACTTCCCCCAGCAGGAACAGCCCGTGCCGGGCTGGACGGGAGCGATGGATCCCGCGCCGGACCACGGTGAGGAGTCCTATCAGGGGCACGGCCTCCTCACCGACCGCAAGGCGCTGGTGACCGGTGGGGACTCCGGCATCGGGCGCGCCGTCGCGCTCGCATACGCACGCGAGGGCGCCGACGTGCTGTTCAGTTATCTGGAATCGGAGGAGAGTGACGCCCGCGAGACAGTCCGACTGATCAAGGATGCGGGGCGACGGGGCGTAGCCGTCGCATGTGACATCCGCGAAGAGGAACAATGTCAGGGGCTCATCGAACGAGCGGTCGCCGAATTCGGGCGGATCGATATTCTCGTCAACAACGCCGCCTACCAGATGTCCCAGCCCGACGGAATCAGCGCCATCACCACGGAACAGTTCGATCGTGTCGTCCGCACGAATCTCTACGGAATGTTCTGGCTGTCCAAAGGGGCACTGCCATTCATCCGCAAGGGCGGTTGCATCATCAATTCGGCTTCGGTCCAGGCGTACAAACCAAGCCCGCATCTGCTTGACTACGCCATGACCAAGGGCGCGATCGTCACCTTCACCCAGGGCCTTGCACAGATGGTGGCGCCGGACGGTATCCGGGTCAACGCCGTTGCCCCCGGCCCGGTCTGGACGCCTCTGATCCCAGCGACACTGCCCGACACGGTCGAATTCGGGAAGCAGTCCCCCCTGGGACGACCCGCCCAGCCGGCGGAGATCGCGCCCTGTTACGTCTTTCTCGCCTCACCGCAGGCGAGTTACATCACCGCCGAAGTCCTCAACGCCACGGGCGGCACTCCCCTCCCCTGA
- a CDS encoding diaminopimelate decarboxylase gives MTAPDSMSPPPSSSSVRVAAAVRHAVAAGLLGESNPVAGFVDTDGVRESVAALQQAFAGVPGVLHTFAAKAASLVPVLRLLAQCGMGCEVASPGELRIALDAGFAPSKIVLDSPVKTRDEIRRALALGVALNADNLDEVDRIASLRPSDAVSAIGLRVNPQVGGGAIGAMSTATATSKFGVALHDPGARERVVEAFAARPWLSRLHAHVGSQGCSLELIVAGIGETYRLAEDINTRLGRPQITGLDIGGGLPVNFADDTVRPTFAAYATALRGAVPGLFDGRYGLVTEFGRSLMAKNGFICALVEYTKDAGGRRIALTHAGAQTATRTVFMPDAWPLRVGAFDADGLPKAGPALVQDIAGPCCFAGDVVAPARELPELRTGDYVVLYDTGAYYFSTPWAYNSLPRPAVYGFGTGASAGQDGLAVRFAPVRDAQSLDSIAAESGLAHADALLVLNA, from the coding sequence ATGACCGCACCTGATTCCATGAGCCCTCCCCCGTCGTCCTCCTCCGTGCGTGTCGCGGCCGCGGTCCGCCACGCCGTCGCGGCCGGTCTGCTCGGCGAGTCGAACCCGGTCGCCGGATTCGTCGACACGGACGGCGTACGGGAGTCGGTGGCCGCGCTCCAGCAGGCGTTCGCGGGGGTGCCCGGTGTGCTGCACACCTTCGCCGCGAAGGCCGCGTCGCTCGTGCCCGTGCTGCGGCTGCTCGCGCAGTGCGGGATGGGCTGCGAGGTCGCGAGCCCGGGTGAACTGCGGATCGCGCTCGATGCCGGGTTCGCACCGTCGAAGATCGTCCTCGACTCCCCCGTCAAGACGCGTGACGAGATCCGACGGGCACTGGCGCTCGGCGTGGCGCTCAACGCCGACAACCTCGACGAGGTGGACCGGATCGCTTCGCTGCGGCCCTCGGACGCGGTGTCCGCCATCGGGCTCCGGGTCAATCCCCAGGTCGGCGGCGGGGCCATCGGTGCGATGAGCACGGCCACGGCCACCTCCAAGTTCGGCGTGGCGCTGCACGATCCCGGCGCGCGCGAGCGTGTCGTGGAGGCGTTCGCGGCCCGCCCGTGGCTGAGCCGGCTGCACGCCCATGTCGGTTCGCAGGGCTGCTCCCTGGAGCTGATCGTGGCGGGCATCGGCGAGACGTACCGGCTGGCCGAGGACATCAACACCCGGCTGGGCCGCCCGCAGATCACCGGCCTCGACATCGGCGGCGGTCTGCCCGTCAACTTCGCCGACGACACGGTCCGCCCCACCTTCGCCGCGTACGCGACCGCGCTGCGCGGCGCGGTGCCGGGACTGTTCGACGGGCGGTACGGACTCGTCACCGAGTTCGGCCGGTCGCTGATGGCCAAGAACGGCTTCATCTGTGCGCTCGTGGAGTACACGAAGGACGCCGGAGGCCGGCGGATCGCGCTCACCCACGCGGGCGCGCAGACCGCCACCCGTACCGTCTTCATGCCCGACGCCTGGCCGCTGCGGGTGGGCGCGTTCGACGCCGACGGGCTCCCGAAGGCCGGCCCGGCGCTCGTCCAGGACATCGCGGGTCCGTGCTGCTTCGCCGGGGACGTCGTCGCGCCGGCCCGGGAACTGCCCGAACTGCGGACGGGCGACTACGTGGTGCTGTACGACACCGGCGCGTACTACTTCTCCACACCGTGGGCCTACAACAGCCTGCCGCGGCCCGCGGTGTACGGATTCGGCACGGGCGCGAGCGCGGGGCAGGACGGCCTCGCGGTCCGCTTCGCTCCGGTGCGTGACGCCCAGTCGCTGGACTCGATCGCCGCGGAGAGCGGGCTCGCGCACGCCGACGCCCTGCTGGTGCTGAACGCCTGA
- a CDS encoding MarR family winged helix-turn-helix transcriptional regulator: MSNASAGPTPGFLVWRLSMKWRVAIDRGLAPLGLTHAQYSLLGSLWGMQQTGLRPSQRALADHTGLEALYVSKLARGLEAAGFVDRAADPADTRAVRLSLTPEGLAVTGRAVEVVRRLVDGLLAPLGGLDGPDTEAFTRTLTALLDVPVPVVTGPSTEESS; the protein is encoded by the coding sequence ATGAGCAACGCATCCGCGGGTCCGACCCCCGGCTTCCTGGTCTGGCGACTGTCGATGAAATGGCGGGTTGCCATCGACCGGGGGCTGGCGCCGCTCGGGCTGACCCACGCGCAGTACTCCCTGCTGGGGTCCCTGTGGGGGATGCAGCAGACGGGGCTCCGGCCGAGCCAGCGGGCACTCGCGGACCACACCGGACTCGAAGCGCTCTACGTCTCGAAACTGGCCCGCGGACTGGAGGCCGCCGGATTCGTCGACCGGGCCGCCGACCCGGCCGACACCCGGGCCGTCCGCCTGTCGCTCACCCCCGAGGGGCTCGCGGTCACCGGTCGCGCGGTCGAGGTGGTGCGCCGGCTCGTCGACGGGCTGCTCGCTCCCCTGGGCGGCCTGGACGGCCCGGACACCGAGGCGTTCACCCGGACACTGACGGCACTGCTCGACGTGCCGGTTCCCGTAGTCACCGGTCCTTCAACCGAGGAGTCATCATGA
- a CDS encoding flavodoxin family protein, with protein sequence MTRALALVCTLSPSPKRSSSQLLADQIMSELADLGVEGETVRVVDHDVRPGVAQDMGESDAWPGLREKVMAADIVLVATPIWLGHPSSVCQRVLERLNADISETDDEGRQLTYGKVGIVAVAGNEDGAHKVSADLFQGLNDLGFTLAPGAVTYWVGEAQQGTDYQDLDQTPEAVAATTHTLAVNAAHLAAVLADAPYPPNA encoded by the coding sequence GTGACCCGAGCTCTCGCTCTCGTCTGCACCCTGTCACCGTCCCCGAAGCGATCCAGCAGTCAGCTGCTGGCGGATCAGATCATGTCGGAGCTTGCGGACCTCGGCGTGGAGGGAGAGACCGTACGTGTGGTCGACCATGACGTGCGGCCGGGGGTCGCGCAGGACATGGGGGAGTCGGACGCGTGGCCGGGGCTGCGCGAGAAGGTCATGGCCGCGGACATCGTGCTGGTGGCCACGCCCATCTGGCTGGGGCACCCGTCGAGTGTGTGCCAGCGGGTGCTTGAGCGTCTGAACGCCGATATCTCCGAAACGGATGACGAGGGCCGTCAGCTGACCTACGGCAAGGTAGGGATCGTCGCCGTGGCCGGCAACGAGGACGGCGCGCACAAGGTCAGCGCGGACCTCTTCCAGGGCCTCAACGACCTGGGCTTCACCCTGGCACCGGGGGCCGTGACGTACTGGGTCGGCGAAGCGCAGCAGGGCACCGACTACCAGGACCTGGACCAGACACCCGAGGCCGTCGCCGCCACGACCCACACTCTGGCCGTCAACGCTGCACACCTTGCCGCGGTGCTTGCGGATGCGCCGTATCCGCCCAACGCGTAG
- a CDS encoding Dyp-type peroxidase — translation MPEITEQPAPAQPVVAPLTSAALILVATIEPGGEPVVREALPDLAAFARSIGFRYPDAGLVCVTGFGSDAWDRLFSGPRPASLHPFQELHGARHHAPATPGDLLFHIRAERMDVCWEWATQLLDRLGGAVKVVDETQGFRYLDHRDLLGFVDGTENPVGGDARSAALVGDEDPDFAGGSYVIVQKYLHDLASWNALSTEEQERVIGRTKFTDIELADDVKPADSHVALNTITDPDGTERDILRANMPFGSFGQGEFGTYFIGFAADPDVTERMLRNMFLGDPPGTHDRILDFSTAVTGTLFHAPGADFLDAPPPSPASAEAAPQPEPASAPVPRAVVTPVVRDGSLRIGSLQESAQR, via the coding sequence ATGCCCGAGATCACCGAGCAACCGGCCCCGGCGCAGCCGGTCGTCGCGCCGCTGACCAGTGCGGCCCTGATCCTGGTCGCCACGATCGAGCCCGGTGGTGAGCCCGTCGTCCGGGAGGCGCTGCCGGATCTGGCGGCGTTCGCCCGTTCCATCGGGTTCCGCTACCCGGATGCGGGACTGGTGTGTGTGACCGGGTTCGGCTCCGACGCCTGGGACCGGTTGTTCTCGGGTCCGCGGCCCGCCTCGCTGCACCCCTTCCAGGAGTTGCACGGCGCCCGTCATCATGCCCCGGCCACCCCGGGCGACCTGCTGTTCCACATCCGGGCCGAGCGGATGGACGTGTGCTGGGAGTGGGCCACACAGTTGCTGGACCGGCTGGGCGGGGCGGTGAAGGTCGTCGACGAGACGCAGGGTTTCCGCTACCTCGACCACCGGGACCTGCTCGGGTTCGTCGACGGAACCGAGAACCCGGTGGGCGGCGACGCCCGGTCGGCGGCGCTGGTGGGGGACGAGGACCCGGACTTCGCCGGCGGAAGCTATGTCATCGTCCAGAAGTACCTGCACGACCTGGCCTCGTGGAACGCCCTGTCGACCGAGGAGCAGGAGCGGGTGATCGGACGGACCAAGTTCACCGACATCGAGCTCGCCGACGACGTCAAACCCGCCGACTCCCATGTCGCACTGAACACCATCACCGACCCCGACGGCACGGAGCGCGACATCCTGCGCGCCAACATGCCGTTCGGCAGCTTCGGGCAGGGCGAGTTCGGTACGTACTTCATCGGGTTCGCCGCCGACCCGGACGTCACCGAGCGGATGCTGCGCAACATGTTCCTCGGTGACCCGCCCGGCACCCACGACCGCATCCTCGACTTCTCGACCGCGGTCACCGGCACGCTGTTCCACGCCCCCGGCGCCGACTTCCTCGACGCCCCTCCGCCGTCGCCCGCCTCCGCCGAGGCCGCGCCCCAGCCGGAGCCGGCGTCCGCGCCGGTGCCGAGGGCCGTGGTCACGCCGGTGGTCCGGGACGGTTCGCTGCGCATCGGCAGCCTGCAAGAAAGCGCCCAGAGATGA